Proteins from a genomic interval of Falco rusticolus isolate bFalRus1 chromosome 7, bFalRus1.pri, whole genome shotgun sequence:
- the PEAK1 gene encoding inactive tyrosine-protein kinase PEAK1 isoform X3, with product MSACNTFTEHVWKPGECKNCFKPKSLHQLPPVSEKKNLTHGNLKSNANQSNSHRGRNTGNFRPPVAKKPTIAVKPTMMVVDGQGVCGEISTPDHCENKSVPAGWNRNKAVLNKKPLNNNNEDEIEGYSHVHRPYGNNDDVGKIPSNNNNGLTEVLKEIAGLDTTPQLTGNEMNSRETFLGRINNCYKRSLERKIPPSCMMGGMKDSHSKHVILSGSTEVISNEGGRFCYPEFSSGDESEDDTFFGSMQEDHESWDESDEELLAMEIRMRGQPRFANFRANTLSPVQFCVDKKWNTVPLRNKSLQRICAVDYDDSYDEILNGYGEETVILYGQESMQSVVSSDSTSPDSSLTEESHSGTASSSSQKLSNRGLSPSTPQDLKLIESEYESLCDNQQVKDVSKAPRNGPKSLETHKTVLALRLEEKDGKIAVQTDKQENKNSSDVSGQAVTINLVPVEEQAKPYRVVNMEQPVCKPYTVVDVSAAMTNECKENQPETSETKNTSSNPSSPVTPGTPVTSSAASPIRVNTNLKKSSAIRYQEVWTSSTSPRQKIPKVELMANSSGPSVPPRKTSHKSAPTSPTATNISSKTIPVKSPNLSEIKFNSYNNAGMPPFPIIIHDEPTYAKSSKNAIKVPIVINPNAYDNLAIYKSFLGTSGELSIKDKTTSVISHTYEEIETESKMTEAIEGKPTEFSQAKGVTNSSECRLGSVAQKVQEFNSCLSKNQMSPQRSHSDHSSPARAQKAAPEPAAKPNVTPEASVGSSSSRENASTVLSQIVASIQPPQSPPETPRSGPKSCSIEELYSLPPDADATKNTLVRPKSLFTSQSETESAKTVENTAIKMQKDSLSQPVATRSPTPVRATPNTTSPKTEQAPPFPPPRSTSSPYHASNLLQRHFSNWTKPNSPTRSTEAESILHSEGRRAADAKPKRWISFKSFFRRRKADDDEDKEKEREKGKLVGLDGTVIHMLPPPPVQRHHWFSEAKSDSSEKPSIVFMYRCEPAQGEPKVDHPNKSGVESAIADVLAEDKEEMQEKSPEASEQKITSHPSPPQIPKKFPRTVQSSHDTSKTAKATEGSFG from the coding sequence ATGTCTGCTTGCAACACTTTCACTGAACACGTCTGGAAACCTGGTGAATGTAAGAACTGCTTCAAGCCCAAAAGCTTGCATCAGTTACCCccagtatctgaaaaaaaaaatctcacgCATGGAAATCTGAAATCCAATGCAAACCAAAGTAACAGCCATCGTGggagaaatacaggaaatttcCGACCACCTGTGGCAAAGAAACCCACTATAGCTGTGAAACCCACCATGATGGTAGTAGATGGACAGGGTGTATGTGGTGAAATCAGCACACCGGACCATTGTGAGAATAAATCAGTGCCTGCAGGGTGGAACCGAAACAAAGCTGTCTTGAACAAAAAACCACTGAACAATAATAATGAAGATGAAATTGAAGGTTATAGCCATGTTCACAGGCCTTATGGCAACAACGATGATGTAGGTAAGATACCAAGTAACAATAACAATGGACTGACAGAAGTTTTGAAGGAGATTGCGGGTTTGGATACCACACCTCAGCTaactggaaatgaaatgaaCTCAAGAGAAACTTTCTTAGGAAGAATAAATAATTGTTATAAAAGATCATTAGAAAGAAAGATCCCTCCAAGCTGCATGATGGGTGGTATGAAGGATTCACACAGTAAGCACGTTATTCTGAGTGGAAGCACTGAAGTAATAAGTAATGAAGGTGGACGTTTCTGTTATCCAGAGTTCTCTAGTGGAGATGAGAGTGAGGATGACACATTTTTTGGCAGCATGCAAGAAGACCATGAGAGCTGGGATGAAAGTGATGAAGAGTTGCTAGCAATGGAAATTCGTATGAGGGGCCAACCTCGCTTTGCTAATTTTAGAGCTAACACCCTATCTCCTGTTCAGTTCTGTGTTGACAAAAAATGGAATACTGTGCCCCTTAGAAACAAGTCTCTCCAGCGGATCTGTGCAGTAGATTATGACGACAGTTACGATGAAATTTTAAATGGTTATGGGGAAGAAACTGTGATTCTCTATGGGCAAGAGAGCATGCAGAGCGTGGTGTCTTCTGATTCTACATCTCCTGATTCTTCTTTGACAGAAGAGTCTCATTCTGGAACAGCAAGCAGTTCTTCACAGAAGCTCAGTAACAGAGGGTTGTCTCCTAGTACTCCTCAGGACCTCAAATTGATTGAATCAGAATATGAAAGTCTTTGTGATAATCAGCAAGTGAAAGATGTGTCAAAAGCTCCCAGAAATGGTCCAAAAAGTCTAGAAACTCACAAGACAGTCCTTGCACTCCGACTGGAAGAGAAGGATGGCAAAATTGCTGTGCAGACTGATAAGCAAGAgaataaaaattcttcagatGTTTCTGGTCAAGCTGTAACTATAAATTTGGTGCCTGTGGAAGAACAAGCAAAACCTTACAGGGTGGTGAATATGGAACAACCAGTTTGCAAGCCATATACCGTAGTAGATGTATCAGCGGCCATGACCAATGAATGTAAGGAGAATCAGCCTGAAACCTCAGAAACCAAAAATACGTCATCTAACCCAAGCTCACCAGTAACTCCAGGTACGCCTGTTACATCCTCTGCAGCATCACCTATACGAGTAAATACTAACCTGAAAAAATCCAGTGCAATTAGATATCAAGAAGTGTGGACTTCTAGTACTAGTCCGAGACAAAAGATACCTAAGGTGGAGTTAATGGCTAACAGCTCAGGACCTTCTGTTCCTCCCAGGAAGACAAGCCACAAGTCAGCTCCTACTTCACCGACAGCTACAAATATTTCCTCAAAAACTATCCCGGTTAAGTCTCCGAATTTATCTGAGATAAAGTTCAACAGCTACAATAATGCTGGCATGCCACCTTTTCCTATTATCATTCACGATGAACCCACTTACGCTAAGAGTTCCAAAAATGCTATTAAAGTTCCTATTGTAATCAATCCAAATGCGTATGATAACCTGGCTATCTATAAAAGTTTTCTAGGGACCAGTGGAGAGCTATCCATCAAAGATAAAACTACTAGTGTAATAAGCCACACATATGaagaaatagaaacagaaagcaaaatgacagAAGCCATAGAAGGTAAACCCACTGAATTTTCCCAGGCAAAGGGGGTGACTAATAGCTCTGAATGCAGGCTGGGTTCTGTGGCTCAGAAGGTCCAAGAGTTTAATAGCTGTCTCAGTAAAAATCAGATGTCCCCACAGAGAAGTCATTCTGACCACAGCTCCCCAGCAAGAGCGCAAAAGGCAGCACCGGAGCCTGCAGCAAAACCTAATGTAACACCAGAGGCTTctgttggcagcagcagcagtagagAGAATGCAAGCACAGTGCTTTCACAGATTGTGGCTTCTATCCAGCCTCCGCAGTCTCCACCAGAAACCCCTCGGTCCGGACCCAAGTCCTGTAGCATCGAAGAACTGTACTCCTTGCCCCCTGATGCAGATGCCACTAAAAACACCCTGGTACGACCCAAATCGCTGTTTACATCACAGTCTGAAACAGAGTCAGCTAAGACCGTGGAAAACACTGccattaaaatgcagaaagactCACTTTCACAACCAGTTGCCACTCGCTCTCCAACACCAGTGAGAGCCACCCCAAATACCACAAGTCCCAAAACAGAGCAAGCACCACCATTTCCTCCTCCAAGGTCCACTTCTTCACCCTATCATGCAAGTAACTTGTTGCAAAGACATTTCAGCAATTGGACCAAACCAAACAGTCCCACCAGGTCAACAGAGGCTGAGTCAATCCTTCATTCTGAAGGTCGGCGAGCTGCTGATGCGAAACCCAAACGCTGGATATCATTTAAGAGCTTCTTCCGCCGCAGGAAAGCTGATGATGATGAGgataaagagaaagaaagggagaaaggaaaactggtgGGTCTTGATGGAACTGTTATACATATGCTCCCCCCTCCTCCAGTTCAACGTCATCACTGGTTCAGTGAGGCAAAGTCAGACTCCAGTGAGAAGCCGTCGATTGTTTTCATGTATAGATGTGAACCG